One genomic region from Anabaena sp. PCC 7108 encodes:
- the ileS gene encoding isoleucine--tRNA ligase produces MTETGKYKDTVNLPKTNFDMRANAIKREPEIQKFWAENNIYSRLSEENPGELFILHDGPPYANGQLHIGHALNKILKDIINRYQLLQGRKIRYVPGWDCHGLPIELKVLQNMKQAERQNLTPLQLRQKAKEFALKTVDEQRESFKRYGIWGDWENPYLTLKPEYEAAQIGVFGEMFLKGYIYRGLKPVHWSPSSKTALAEAELEYPEGHVSRSIYAAFPVVKVAEGLKASLDGFLPELGVAVWTTTPWTIPGNLAVAVNGALEYAVVEVSRRDAEAQSEYRYLRGCRYLIVAAELVERLAAVLDCELTVKAKFSGQDLEHTTYRHPLFDRESPVVVGGDYITTESGTGLVHTAPGHGQEDYIVGQRYGLPILAPVDDSGNFTDEAGKFSGLNVLGDGNQAIIDALNEVGSLLKEEAYPHKYPYDWRTKKPTIFRATEQWFASVAGFREDALKAIASVRWIPAQGENRITPMVAERSDWCISRQRSWGVPIPVFYDEETGEALLNADTINHVQAIIAEKGSDAWWELSVEELLPEPYRSNGQNYRRSTDTMDVWFDSGSSWAAVAKQRPELGYPVDMYLEGSDQHRGWFQSSLLTSVAVNGIAPYKTVLTHGFVLDENGRKMSKSVGNVVDPQVIINGGSNQKQQPAYGADVLRLWVSSVDYSGDVRLGSNIIKQLADVRNKIRNTARFLLGSLHDFDPQKDAVNFDDLPDLDKYMLHRIREVFNEVTEAFDSFQFFRFFQTVQNFCVVDLSNFYLDVAKDRLYISAADSFRRRSCQTVLQIALENLARAIAPVLCHTAEDIWQFIPYKTSYKSVFQAGWIKVSDEWNNPELAEFWKTLRRIRGDVNKVLEQARTEKLIGSSLESIALIYLSDEKLRAAIEPLNVRGKGIDELRYLFLTSQVQLLDTPETLKGLKTLRVQGEDNWDIGVVNAADYESDGKSYHKCDRCWNYSTHVGESAEHPLLCERCIPALAGEF; encoded by the coding sequence GTGACCGAAACTGGAAAATACAAAGATACCGTTAACCTCCCCAAGACTAACTTTGATATGCGGGCAAACGCAATCAAGCGCGAACCCGAAATCCAAAAATTCTGGGCAGAAAACAACATTTATTCTCGCTTATCTGAAGAAAACCCCGGCGAATTATTTATACTGCACGATGGTCCTCCCTATGCTAACGGCCAGTTGCATATTGGTCATGCCTTAAATAAGATTCTCAAAGATATTATTAACCGTTACCAACTCCTACAAGGTCGTAAAATTCGCTACGTTCCAGGTTGGGATTGTCACGGGTTGCCGATTGAGTTAAAAGTTCTGCAAAATATGAAACAGGCAGAACGGCAAAATCTCACACCTTTGCAATTGCGTCAAAAAGCGAAAGAGTTCGCACTGAAGACGGTTGATGAACAACGAGAAAGCTTTAAACGCTATGGGATTTGGGGTGATTGGGAAAATCCTTATTTAACGTTAAAACCAGAATACGAAGCCGCGCAAATTGGTGTATTTGGGGAAATGTTCCTCAAAGGTTACATCTATCGCGGTTTAAAGCCGGTGCATTGGAGTCCTAGTTCTAAAACGGCTTTAGCAGAAGCTGAGTTAGAATATCCTGAAGGTCACGTTTCTAGGAGTATTTACGCCGCTTTTCCGGTCGTGAAGGTTGCTGAAGGGTTAAAAGCTAGTTTAGATGGTTTCTTGCCTGAGTTGGGTGTGGCTGTGTGGACTACTACTCCTTGGACTATTCCCGGTAATTTGGCTGTGGCTGTGAATGGTGCGTTGGAATATGCGGTGGTGGAGGTCTCACGCAGAGACGCAGAGGCGCAAAGCGAATACAGATATTTGAGAGGATGCAGATATCTGATTGTTGCGGCTGAGTTGGTGGAACGGTTGGCTGCGGTTTTGGATTGTGAGTTAACGGTAAAGGCTAAATTCTCTGGTCAGGATTTGGAACATACTACTTACCGTCATCCTCTTTTTGACCGTGAAAGTCCGGTGGTGGTTGGTGGTGATTATATCACTACTGAGTCGGGGACTGGGTTGGTACATACTGCTCCTGGTCATGGTCAAGAGGATTATATTGTTGGTCAGCGTTACGGTTTGCCGATTCTTGCGCCTGTTGACGATAGTGGTAATTTCACAGATGAAGCTGGTAAATTTTCGGGCTTGAATGTTTTGGGCGATGGTAATCAAGCGATTATTGACGCTTTGAATGAGGTCGGTTCTCTGTTGAAGGAGGAAGCTTATCCTCATAAATATCCTTATGACTGGAGAACGAAAAAACCGACGATTTTCCGCGCGACTGAACAATGGTTTGCTTCTGTGGCTGGTTTTCGGGAAGATGCTTTAAAAGCGATCGCATCTGTGCGTTGGATTCCCGCACAAGGTGAGAATAGAATTACACCGATGGTTGCAGAACGTTCTGACTGGTGTATCTCTCGTCAGCGTTCTTGGGGTGTTCCCATTCCTGTTTTCTATGATGAGGAAACTGGGGAAGCGTTGCTGAATGCAGATACCATTAACCACGTTCAAGCTATCATTGCAGAGAAAGGTTCTGATGCTTGGTGGGAGTTGTCGGTGGAGGAGTTGTTACCTGAACCTTACCGCAGTAATGGACAAAATTACCGCAGAAGTACAGATACGATGGATGTATGGTTTGACTCTGGTTCGTCCTGGGCTGCTGTGGCAAAGCAAAGACCAGAATTAGGTTATCCCGTTGATATGTATTTGGAAGGTTCTGATCAACATCGAGGATGGTTTCAATCTTCTCTTTTAACCAGTGTTGCGGTTAATGGAATTGCACCCTATAAAACGGTTTTAACTCATGGTTTCGTCTTGGATGAAAATGGCCGAAAAATGAGTAAATCGGTGGGAAATGTGGTTGATCCCCAAGTTATTATTAACGGTGGTAGTAACCAAAAACAACAACCTGCTTATGGTGCGGATGTTTTGCGTTTGTGGGTTTCTTCGGTTGATTATTCTGGTGATGTGCGTCTGGGAAGTAACATCATTAAACAATTAGCTGATGTCAGAAATAAAATCCGCAATACTGCGCGGTTTTTGTTGGGTAGTTTGCATGATTTTGATCCTCAAAAAGATGCAGTTAATTTTGATGATTTGCCAGATTTAGATAAGTATATGTTGCACCGCATTCGTGAGGTGTTTAATGAGGTGACGGAAGCTTTTGATAGTTTCCAGTTTTTCCGCTTTTTCCAAACTGTGCAGAATTTCTGTGTTGTTGATTTGTCGAACTTTTATTTAGACGTTGCGAAAGATAGATTATATATCAGTGCTGCTGATAGTTTTCGTCGTCGCAGTTGTCAAACGGTTTTGCAAATTGCTTTGGAGAATTTAGCGAGAGCGATCGCACCTGTTTTGTGTCATACTGCGGAGGATATCTGGCAATTTATCCCCTACAAAACATCCTATAAATCAGTGTTTCAAGCTGGTTGGATCAAGGTGAGTGATGAATGGAATAATCCCGAATTAGCAGAATTTTGGAAAACACTGCGACGGATTCGTGGTGATGTTAATAAAGTTTTAGAACAAGCACGGACAGAAAAGCTGATTGGTTCTTCTCTAGAATCTATCGCTTTGATTTATCTCAGTGATGAAAAATTACGCGCTGCTATCGAACCGTTAAATGTTCGCGGTAAAGGAATTGATGAATTACGGTATTTATTCCTCACTTCCCAAGTGCAATTATTAGATACACCTGAGACATTAAAAGGATTAAAAACCCTGCGAGTTCAAGGTGAAGATAATTGGGATATTGGCGTAGTCAATGCTGCAGATTACGAGTCTGATGGGAAATCTTACCACAAATGCGATCGCTGTTGGAATTATTCTACCCATGTAGGTGAATCAGCAGAACATCCTTTACTCTGTGAAAGATGTATTCCCGCTTTAGCTGGGGAGTTTTAA
- a CDS encoding type II toxin-antitoxin system RelE/ParE family toxin, with the protein MQNNNEPLPIEITLTPRFQRDLRELAKRYRSIRSDIQPLIDQLQAGETPGDRIAGIKYQVFKVRIKNSNIQKGKSGGYRVIFYLKNAQGIILTTIYSKSDLTDVSNEIIEQAIAQYEEENTIPDD; encoded by the coding sequence ATGCAGAATAATAATGAACCACTACCAATTGAAATTACTCTTACTCCTCGTTTTCAAAGAGATTTGCGAGAACTGGCTAAACGCTATCGTTCCATTCGTAGTGATATTCAACCTTTAATTGATCAACTACAAGCAGGTGAAACTCCTGGAGATAGAATTGCGGGAATTAAATATCAAGTTTTCAAAGTTCGTATTAAAAATAGTAACATTCAAAAAGGAAAAAGTGGAGGATATAGAGTAATTTTTTATCTAAAAAATGCTCAAGGAATTATACTCACTACAATTTATTCTAAATCTGATCTAACAGATGTGAGTAATGAAATAATTGAACAAGCAATAGCTCAATATGAAGAAGAAAATACCATTCCAGATGACTAA
- a CDS encoding DUF4926 domain-containing protein, translated as MTKSMPQLLDVVSLTVDLLEYNLLHGQVGTIVELLADGAAFEVEFSDLNGQTYESVGLRPEQIMVLHFEPTSPNLVPEMVTA; from the coding sequence ATGACTAAAAGTATGCCCCAATTACTAGACGTAGTATCACTCACAGTTGATTTACTTGAATATAATTTGCTACATGGTCAAGTTGGTACAATAGTTGAATTATTAGCCGATGGTGCTGCTTTTGAAGTAGAATTTAGCGATCTCAATGGACAAACCTATGAATCTGTTGGTTTACGTCCAGAGCAAATTATGGTATTACATTTTGAACCAACATCCCCTAATTTAGTGCCGGAAATGGTTACAGCGTAA
- a CDS encoding transposase encodes MEYRRAKVAGGTYFFTVVTEKRQKILCLPKNVSLLRDAFGYVMQKYPFIIDAVVILPDHLHCIWTLPENDHDFSTRWRLIKSYFSCKCETISPENISVSRKNKKQRAIWQYRFWEHLIRDEIDFQNHVEYIHYNPVKHGLVTAPKDWEYSSFHRAVRQGMYDMMWGAGEEIIFDNDIGNE; translated from the coding sequence ATGGAATATCGCCGCGCCAAAGTGGCAGGAGGAACATACTTTTTTACAGTCGTGACAGAGAAAAGACAAAAAATATTATGTTTACCAAAAAATGTTTCTTTATTAAGAGATGCTTTTGGTTATGTAATGCAGAAATATCCATTTATTATAGATGCTGTTGTTATTTTACCTGATCATCTCCACTGTATTTGGACTTTACCAGAAAATGATCATGATTTTTCTACCCGTTGGCGTTTAATTAAAAGTTATTTTAGTTGTAAATGTGAAACTATTTCACCAGAAAATATATCTGTTTCTAGAAAAAATAAAAAACAACGGGCTATATGGCAATATCGTTTTTGGGAACATTTAATTAGAGATGAAATTGATTTTCAAAATCACGTTGAATATATTCATTATAATCCGGTGAAACATGGTTTGGTAACAGCACCAAAAGATTGGGAATATTCCAGTTTTCATCGGGCTGTGCGTCAAGGTATGTATGACATGATGTGGGGTGCAGGTGAGGAAATTATTTTTGATAATGATATTGGCAACGAGTAG
- a CDS encoding type II toxin-antitoxin system VapC family toxin, with protein MKKALLDTNILSYFLRGETQVVKKFREYQQFHSYLTFSVLTYYEIKSGLLYKDARNLLQQFEILANSSEILPLDIDTANVASIIYRDLRQRGLLITPLDLLIGASAINNKCVLITANIKHFQNIPDLEYENWVAPSTS; from the coding sequence GTGAAAAAAGCCTTACTAGATACTAATATCCTCTCATATTTTCTGCGAGGTGAAACACAAGTTGTCAAAAAATTCCGTGAATATCAACAATTTCACAGTTATCTAACTTTTTCGGTTCTTACCTACTACGAAATCAAAAGTGGATTGCTGTACAAAGATGCTAGAAATCTTTTGCAGCAATTTGAAATTCTTGCCAATAGCAGCGAGATTTTACCTCTTGATATAGATACAGCTAATGTTGCCAGTATTATTTATAGAGATTTACGTCAGAGAGGTTTATTAATTACTCCCCTTGACTTACTGATTGGAGCATCAGCAATTAATAATAAATGCGTTTTAATCACTGCTAATATTAAACACTTTCAAAATATCCCTGATTTAGAATATGAAAATTGGGTAGCACCTTCCACGTCATGA
- a CDS encoding ABC transporter substrate-binding protein, protein MPWISSAIALIFTLFLFSCTTATTQIPPQKSNITSATRVVSLSSLAADIILQLDKSKLVGITGSSLFKNNSKFENIPRISEGQSPPNLEKIVALKPDLVIGTTGFSDVPIKKLQQLGIRTLSTQVNSWKSLEELTKTLAKEIDIDPKPLLNRYKTLLPNNLTQNPSTLILVSRQPILTPNKNSWAGDLIARFGAKNIAAELQGNSPIGGYVTLSAEKVLESNPEVLIVVNAEPTLLNSLKKEPFWQKLQATKNNRVYVFDYYGLVNPGSLDAIEKASWQLKKALLVK, encoded by the coding sequence ATGCCTTGGATATCATCTGCAATAGCACTCATCTTCACCCTCTTCTTATTCTCCTGTACCACAGCAACAACCCAAATACCACCACAAAAGTCAAACATAACATCAGCCACAAGAGTTGTTTCTCTTTCCTCTCTCGCAGCTGATATTATCTTGCAGTTAGATAAAAGTAAACTTGTCGGAATTACTGGTAGTAGCTTATTTAAAAATAACTCCAAATTTGAAAATATTCCCCGTATCAGCGAAGGTCAAAGTCCGCCAAATTTAGAAAAAATTGTTGCTTTAAAACCAGATTTAGTCATTGGTACAACTGGCTTTTCTGACGTACCGATTAAAAAACTTCAGCAGCTAGGAATACGCACTTTATCGACTCAAGTAAATAGCTGGAAATCTCTAGAAGAACTAACCAAAACACTTGCTAAGGAAATTGATATCGATCCAAAACCTTTATTAAATCGCTACAAAACCCTTTTACCTAATAACCTCACTCAAAATCCTTCTACTTTAATTTTAGTTAGTCGTCAACCAATTTTAACACCAAATAAAAACAGTTGGGCTGGTGATTTAATTGCCAGATTTGGGGCTAAAAATATAGCTGCCGAATTACAAGGTAACAGTCCCATTGGTGGGTATGTAACACTTTCAGCAGAGAAAGTTTTAGAGTCAAATCCAGAAGTTTTAATAGTCGTTAATGCCGAACCAACTTTATTAAATTCCTTAAAAAAAGAACCGTTTTGGCAGAAATTACAAGCTACTAAAAATAACAGAGTTTATGTTTTTGATTATTATGGATTGGTAAATCCAGGTAGTTTAGATGCGATTGAGAAAGCTTCTTGGCAATTGAAGAAAGCTTTATTAGTAAAATAA
- a CDS encoding molybdenum cofactor guanylyltransferase → MINLTAIVLAGGKSSRMGEDKALIPIQGIPLLQRVCNVAKSCTDTIYIVTPWPERYQHLPLPQCEFIQETPTDTQGPLVGFAQGLEKVKTEWVLLLACDLPNLQVEVLQDWVKRLDFVEQENIAYLVKNPQGWEPLCGFYRSRCLLLLLDFINQGGRSFQQWLKLYPVKVLPLSEPDILFNCNTPEDVQQFIVN, encoded by the coding sequence ATGATTAATTTAACCGCTATAGTCTTAGCAGGAGGCAAAAGTTCTCGTATGGGAGAAGATAAAGCTTTAATTCCCATTCAGGGAATACCCTTATTACAAAGAGTTTGCAATGTTGCAAAAAGTTGCACCGATACCATATATATAGTCACACCTTGGCCAGAACGATATCAACACTTGCCGTTGCCTCAATGTGAATTTATACAAGAAACACCCACTGATACACAAGGACCCCTAGTAGGTTTTGCACAAGGACTGGAGAAAGTAAAAACAGAATGGGTATTATTATTAGCTTGCGACTTACCGAACTTGCAAGTTGAAGTGTTGCAAGATTGGGTGAAAAGACTAGATTTTGTAGAACAAGAAAATATTGCCTATTTAGTAAAAAATCCTCAAGGTTGGGAACCACTTTGTGGTTTTTATCGCAGTCGTTGTTTACTTCTACTATTAGATTTTATCAACCAAGGGGGACGCTCATTTCAACAGTGGCTAAAACTATATCCAGTAAAAGTTTTACCATTATCAGAACCTGATATCCTCTTTAACTGTAACACCCCAGAAGATGTACAGCAATTTATAGTTAATTAA
- a CDS encoding tetratricopeptide repeat protein, with amino-acid sequence MATPRFAIRQLKSHQHHNYPASCKSLNRGYPDMATPRYAIRQKNHQYFTDAYPNRCINYYPLGNGINAMSNYNQAVAQDVNNLAAINNIAFIKYEQGEIETAIKQWQQAIKINNQSAEATLALAVALYVKGEQQQAYKLAETALKLDKNFADFHCMRKSLWGQSIITDAQKLLSTPKIKTLLLELR; translated from the coding sequence ATGGCTACGCCACGCTTCGCTATCAGACAATTAAAATCCCATCAACATCACAACTATCCCGCCTCCTGTAAATCCTTAAATCGTGGATATCCTGATATGGCTACGCCACGCTACGCTATCAGACAAAAAAATCATCAATATTTTACGGATGCTTACCCCAATAGATGTATTAACTATTATCCACTAGGAAACGGTATCAATGCTATGTCCAATTATAATCAAGCAGTTGCTCAAGATGTCAACAACTTAGCAGCTATCAATAATATAGCCTTCATTAAATATGAACAAGGAGAGATAGAAACAGCGATTAAACAATGGCAACAAGCCATCAAAATTAACAATCAATCTGCTGAAGCTACCTTAGCTTTAGCTGTAGCTTTATATGTTAAAGGAGAACAACAACAGGCTTATAAATTAGCTGAAACTGCATTAAAATTAGATAAAAACTTTGCTGATTTTCATTGTATGAGAAAGAGTCTTTGGGGTCAAAGCATAATTACTGATGCTCAAAAATTGCTATCTACACCCAAGATAAAAACCTTGTTATTAGAGTTGCGTTAA
- the trpS gene encoding tryptophan--tRNA ligase, which yields MGKQRVLSGVQPTGNLHLGNYLGAIRNWVEIQDQYENFFCVVDLHAITVPHNPATLAADTYKIAALYLACGIDLSHSSIFVQSHVSAHSELTWLLNCITPLNWLQDMIQFKEKAVKQGENVGVGLLDYPVLMAADILLYQADKVPVGEDQKQHLELTRDIVNRFNHQFAKKAPVLKLPDPLIRKEGARVMSLTDGTRKMSKSDPSELSRINVLDSPEEITKKIKRCKTDLVRGLTFDDSERPECHNLLTLYTLLAGKTKEEVAVECADMGWGQFKPLLTETAINALKPIQEKYQEVMADKGYLESVLRDGREKAETIANQTLMQVKAALGFSVPL from the coding sequence ATGGGTAAGCAGCGCGTTCTGTCGGGAGTTCAACCAACTGGTAACTTACATTTGGGTAACTATTTAGGTGCGATTCGCAACTGGGTAGAAATTCAAGACCAGTATGAAAATTTCTTTTGTGTGGTGGATTTACACGCCATTACTGTACCGCATAACCCCGCCACTTTAGCGGCTGATACTTACAAGATTGCTGCTTTATATTTAGCCTGTGGTATTGATTTGAGTCATTCTAGCATTTTTGTCCAATCTCATGTTTCCGCCCACAGTGAACTCACGTGGTTGCTAAATTGCATTACTCCCCTAAACTGGTTGCAAGATATGATCCAGTTTAAGGAAAAAGCCGTTAAACAAGGTGAAAATGTCGGTGTGGGTTTGTTAGATTATCCCGTGCTAATGGCGGCAGATATTCTGCTTTATCAAGCGGATAAAGTGCCAGTGGGTGAAGATCAAAAGCAACATTTGGAACTAACGCGGGATATTGTCAACAGATTTAATCATCAATTTGCGAAAAAAGCACCTGTATTAAAATTACCAGATCCTTTGATTAGAAAGGAAGGTGCAAGGGTGATGAGTTTGACAGATGGAACAAGGAAAATGTCAAAATCAGATCCTTCAGAATTAAGCAGAATTAATGTTTTAGACTCTCCAGAGGAGATTACCAAGAAAATTAAACGCTGTAAAACTGATTTGGTGCGAGGTTTAACTTTTGATGATTCAGAACGCCCAGAATGTCATAATTTATTAACTCTCTATACCCTACTGGCTGGAAAAACCAAGGAAGAGGTAGCGGTTGAATGTGCAGATATGGGTTGGGGACAATTCAAGCCTTTGTTAACAGAAACAGCAATTAATGCTTTAAAACCAATTCAAGAAAAATATCAGGAAGTAATGGCAGATAAAGGTTATTTAGAGTCAGTTTTGCGAGATGGTAGAGAAAAAGCGGAAACTATAGCTAATCAAACTCTCATGCAAGTAAAAGCTGCTTTAGGTTTCTCTGTTCCTCTTTAA
- a CDS encoding methylenetetrahydrofolate reductase: MPDTHSFSALNNFRKAALAGEFLITAEVAPPKGGNPTHTIEMAATLKGRVHAVNITDGSRAVLGMSSLAASVILLQNGIEPICQVACRDRNRIGIQADLMGAHALGIRNILALTGDPIKAGDHPEAKAVFDLEAVRLLQLIRKMNQGVDFNEKLLNDGALDLFAGAAVDPQSKSWSGLQSRFEKKIEAGAQFFQSQLITDFERLEKFMDKIASSYNKPILAGIFLLKSAKNAQFINKAVPGVNIPEHIIDRLAKAKQPLQEGMKIAAEQVQIARGLCQGVHIMAVKREDLIAPILDLAGVGKVS, from the coding sequence ATGCCGGATACCCATAGCTTCAGTGCTTTAAATAACTTCCGTAAAGCAGCCCTTGCGGGTGAATTTCTCATTACCGCTGAAGTTGCACCTCCCAAGGGCGGAAATCCCACCCATACCATCGAAATGGCGGCGACTCTTAAGGGAAGGGTTCATGCTGTCAATATTACTGATGGTAGCCGCGCTGTGTTGGGAATGTCTTCTCTAGCAGCTTCGGTGATTTTGTTGCAAAATGGAATTGAGCCGATTTGCCAAGTTGCTTGCCGCGATCGCAATAGAATTGGAATACAAGCAGATTTGATGGGCGCTCATGCTTTGGGTATCCGCAACATTTTAGCTTTAACTGGCGACCCTATAAAAGCCGGTGATCATCCTGAAGCAAAAGCTGTTTTTGATTTAGAAGCTGTGCGATTATTGCAGTTAATTAGGAAGATGAATCAGGGTGTTGATTTTAATGAAAAACTGCTCAATGATGGTGCATTAGATTTATTTGCAGGTGCAGCAGTAGATCCTCAAAGTAAAAGTTGGTCAGGTTTGCAAAGTCGTTTTGAAAAGAAGATAGAAGCCGGGGCGCAATTTTTTCAAAGTCAATTAATTACTGATTTTGAAAGATTAGAAAAGTTCATGGATAAAATTGCATCTAGTTACAATAAACCAATTTTGGCTGGAATTTTTCTGTTGAAATCGGCAAAAAATGCCCAGTTTATTAATAAAGCGGTTCCAGGTGTGAATATTCCTGAACACATTATTGATAGGTTAGCAAAAGCGAAACAGCCGTTACAAGAAGGGATGAAAATTGCAGCGGAACAAGTGCAGATTGCGCGGGGATTGTGTCAGGGTGTGCATATAATGGCGGTGAAGCGGGAAGATTTGATTGCGCCAATTTTGGATTTAGCAGGAGTGGGAAAGGTTAGTTAG
- a CDS encoding Uma2 family endonuclease has translation MKFTTDPPYTETSLPDHTQLPESDGKFVKNWQEHPQSILLTESITPVLQKRHPDGQYCIGQDLGIYWRITDPPERGAEAPDWFYVPNVPLLLNGQFRRSYVLWQEYISPLIALEFVSGNGAEERDKTPWQGKFWIYEQVIKPAFYGIYEVTKANLEVYELIGGQYQLLSANERGHYLMTPMGVEIGLWQGEYKNMELPWLRWWDLQGNLLLTGEERANRLAAQLRALGVEPEA, from the coding sequence ATGAAATTTACTACAGATCCTCCCTATACAGAAACCAGTCTCCCAGACCATACCCAACTCCCAGAGTCAGACGGTAAATTTGTGAAAAATTGGCAAGAACACCCCCAAAGCATTTTGCTAACAGAGTCCATCACACCAGTATTACAAAAACGTCATCCAGATGGTCAGTATTGTATTGGTCAAGATTTAGGAATCTACTGGCGTATTACTGACCCTCCAGAACGCGGTGCAGAAGCTCCAGATTGGTTTTATGTTCCCAATGTACCACTTTTATTAAATGGTCAATTTCGCCGTTCCTATGTGCTATGGCAAGAATATATTTCGCCATTAATTGCCTTAGAATTTGTTTCAGGAAATGGCGCAGAAGAACGAGATAAAACTCCTTGGCAGGGTAAATTTTGGATTTATGAACAAGTAATTAAACCTGCTTTTTATGGCATTTATGAAGTCACTAAAGCCAATCTAGAAGTTTATGAATTAATCGGTGGACAATATCAGCTATTATCAGCAAATGAACGGGGACATTATCTAATGACACCTATGGGTGTTGAAATAGGGTTATGGCAGGGAGAATATAAAAATATGGAATTACCCTGGCTGCGTTGGTGGGATTTGCAAGGTAATTTGTTGTTAACTGGTGAAGAAAGAGCAAATCGCTTGGCTGCACAATTACGTGCTTTGGGGGTTGAACCGGAAGCGTAA